The following is a genomic window from Methylomarinum vadi.
TGAAAACGGCGCCCGACGACAATATTCAAGTCGAACTCGACAGTGTGTTGCAAGTCAAGCTGCAACCTCCGGCGTCTGGGTCGGTGCGGGAGCCTGCCTTTACCAAGCTGGTCGCGACGGCAACGGGATGACAAAAGTCATCAATGCCTCTCGAACCCAAAAGGAACCACACTGTTTTTATTTGAATTTGTTATTAGGATGGCTTTTACATCCAACCAGCTAAGTAAATTAGAATCTTTAACTGAATCGATGATTAGATAGTGAATGCTCTCAAGTAAACATTGATTGTACGATAATGATTGATTCCCCCGCACATTGCGGGTCCCTAGCGCCAACTGTTTTGGCGCTTTTTTTTGCCAATTGCCAAGCGAAAATGATGACATATTATCCATATAATGTGATGAATCTAAGCAGAATTTTCTTATTGATAAGTGTTATTTGCGGGCCCAGTATTGGATTAGCCGAAAAAATCAAGGATGACATTCAATCCTGGGGCAATGTAACGGCTATTACGTCGTTAGACCGATTTGATCCAGCTTTAGCAAACGTGAAACTCTGGTTAGAGGGCCAAGGGCGTTTCGGTGACGATATTTCACGGTTTTCGCAAGCGATTCTGCGTACCTCATTGGGTTATTCGCTATATGATAATTTGAGCATCTGGTTAGGTTATGCCTGGATCCCCAATGAACCGACCGATTCGGATTCGTTTGATGAGCATCGTTTATGGCAACAACTGTTATGGACCGAATCTTTTTCCGGTGGGAAATTTATGTCTCGTTCTCGATTGGAGCAACGTTTCGACGAGCGTGGCGACGATACCGGCTGGCGGTTCCGCCAATTTTTAAAATATTATCGCCCCTTCAAAACAACGCCCAAATTAAGCTGGGTTGTCTGGAATGAGATATTTGTCGACCTAAATCAACCAGACTGGAAAAGCGATAATGGCTTCGACCAAAACCGCGCCTTTATCGGCTTGGGGTTTCAAATGGACGAACAGGTCAGAACCGAATTCGGCTACATCAACCAATACATTCGCAGGCCGTTTGTTGACGATGCCATGAATCATATCATTTCGTTTAATCTTTTTTTGAGCTATTAAAATTGAACCAGCAATTCCTAATATCAATAACAAAGAGCGCGCTTGAAGCATCGCGGAAAGCGGAACCTCGGAACAACCCCATTCCCCTGATTCCGCTACGCTGCATCCTGACTACGAACTACCGCAGCGGAAAACCTGCAAGAGTCTCCCCGGCATAGTCGGGGGGTTACCCAATGATTAATTACTTATTCTTCCCTCGGCATCTTGTCGTGAAAGGTACATGAAAGGTTGGAGTGCTATATTGTGTATCGATTCGATACTATTGGTACGGCATGACTTAACTTCCTATCCTTAACATGAAAACAACAGCGAACAGTAACTGAGTGGTGAGTGATGATGTCTACCCGATCATGTTCAAACAAAAAGCGTCCATCTTTAGCACATGTATTTTTGGCTGTCATTCCATTGATGGTAATTGGATGTGCGCATACTGAAAAACACGCAGAAAATTCGGCGGCAATTGTTTCTGCCAAACCAAGCGAAATCGACCCTTATGAGGACATTAATCGTAGCATCTACAGATTCAATAACGGATTGGATCAATATGTATTAAAACCGGTCGCGGACGGGTACAAATTCATCGCCCCTGATTTTGTTGAAATCGGCGTTAGTAATTTTTTTAATAACCTGAAAGGCATCAATGTTGTATTAAATGACATTCTGCAAGGAAAATTCCGGCAAGGTGCTGCAGATACCAGCCGTTTCCTAACCAACACAACGCTCGGAATCGGCGGCTTGATTGATGTCGCGAGTGAATTCGGACTCCAACAAAACGTCGAAGACTTCGGACAAACTTTAGCCGTTTGGGGTGTCGATGAAGGTCCCTATCTCGTGTTGCCCATTTTGGGACCGACGACGATTCGCGACGGGGGCGGA
Proteins encoded in this region:
- a CDS encoding DUF2490 domain-containing protein — encoded protein: MIDSPAHCGSLAPTVLALFFANCQAKMMTYYPYNVMNLSRIFLLISVICGPSIGLAEKIKDDIQSWGNVTAITSLDRFDPALANVKLWLEGQGRFGDDISRFSQAILRTSLGYSLYDNLSIWLGYAWIPNEPTDSDSFDEHRLWQQLLWTESFSGGKFMSRSRLEQRFDERGDDTGWRFRQFLKYYRPFKTTPKLSWVVWNEIFVDLNQPDWKSDNGFDQNRAFIGLGFQMDEQVRTEFGYINQYIRRPFVDDAMNHIISFNLFLSY
- a CDS encoding MlaA family lipoprotein — translated: MSTRSCSNKKRPSLAHVFLAVIPLMVIGCAHTEKHAENSAAIVSAKPSEIDPYEDINRSIYRFNNGLDQYVLKPVADGYKFIAPDFVEIGVSNFFNNLKGINVVLNDILQGKFRQGAADTSRFLTNTTLGIGGLIDVASEFGLQQNVEDFGQTLAVWGVDEGPYLVLPILGPTTIRDGGGSILDRAANPGTYVPFTSILEGINDRANAEKSLSFIEEAALDQYVFIREAYLQHRRYLINDGQSDNNRLDLDIETALTLEATPDFEAEETQDIDDERQLSIAVSDSLTAQSSTFDDMLLSFDQAWIKVDQLSNQTIP